AAAATCTTGACATCCTGTGAAAATATTATCTATAATATGCTATATATTATTAAGTCTATATCTCAGGCTCAAACAAATGAAAAAGAGATATCAAAATATCCTCATCGTAACGCCAGCCCTTCTTATTTTTTCTCTTGCGGCGCATTATATCTATGCTGCTGATTCTCAAAGAGGCATAACCATACAAGAGAAGGAACAGCCGTCGGATGTCGTCATTGAAGGCGATTACTGGGCGTTTATCATCGGCATCAATGAATACCTCAATCTTCCAAAAGACAAACAGCTTGAGGCAGCCAGGCCTGACGCAGAGGCCGTTGCAGAGATTTTGCAGAGGAAGTACGGCGTTGCGAAGGAAAGGATGATACCATTATACGATAGAGAAGCTACAAGAAAAAATATCATTACCCGACTTCTCACATTGGCAAGGACATTAAAGGATAAAGATAATCTTTTGATCTACTATGCAGGACATGGGGTATACGATGAGACAGGAAGCGGCGCATGGGTGCCCTTTGAGGGTAAGTTGGAAGACCCTTCTACCTTCGTGAGTAATGATGAGGTAAAGGGTTATCTGGAGCGCATAAAGGCAAACCACATATATACAATAGCTGATTCATGCTTCAGTGAATCACTCATGGGCAAAACCAGATCAATACAGAAATGGGATGATTCAGCAATAAAGGAGTTGTACCAGCGCAAGTCCCGCATGGTATTGACCTCTGGAGGGTTGTCTCCGGTTCCTGATAAAGGCAAGGGGAACCACAGCACATTCGCATACTATTTTTTAAGAATTCTTGAAGACAATAAAAATCAATATCTAACTCCCATGCAGATATATAGCGAGCTTATGCCCCTTGTTACTAATGAATCACGACAGACTCCAAAGAGTGCTCCTGTTGCGCTGGTAGGGGATGAAGGGGGACAGTTTATATTTAAGAATACGGCCTATGCTAAAATAGCGCCGCCTGCTGATTTAAAGACCAAAGAAGATGAGGTAAGGCTCAAAGAAGAACAAAAAAGGCTGGAAGAGGAGAGGGCGAGCGCTAAAGAAGATTTGCGCAAATATAAAGAGGAACTTCAGCGCCAGATGAAAGAAGAGGCGCTGAAAGGCGAACAAGAATTAAAAGCAAGAGAAAAAAAGATGGAGGAGGGGAGGGCGGCAAAAGAGTTGGAGCAGAACAGAAGACTGGAAGATGAAAAGCGGAGATTGGAGCAGGAGAGGAGGGACTTGGAAAGGAGGAAGAAAGAGGAAAAGAAAAAAGAAGAGCCGACTTTTATACCGCCGGCTTTTTAGATAAGAGGGTGAAAAAATATTATACTAAACACTAAAAGTAAAGATATCAAGATATCATTGAGAATATCTTGAGAACTAAATTTAAGGAAAGGAGGTGTGTAGTAATTTACTGAAAGATGAGAGTGATTAGGTTGTGTCTTACAATAATGTCTAAATAATTGATAAGTTTAAGTCAAAAAAATGGAGGACTACATGAAAAAATTAAGTATCATTCTGTTAATGTGTGTATTTGTAGCAACAGGCAAAATGGATTTAGCATCTGCTGAAGAAGGTAAATTTACCGCAGTTATAGGATATAAAGGATGGTTTAATCAATGGTTAACCGGCACTCTTAACAATGATACAACAAATGGCGCAAATGTTTCTACATTTACATCTGATTACGAGTACACATCAATCCCTGTTATAAGTTTGCGTTACGATAATCTTTTTGTTTCCGGCAGTTACTATATGCCTACAAAATTCTCATTTCCAGATACGAGCTATCGCATAACATATACAACAGTCGGCACAATTACTGAAACTGCAAAGACGACGGCGGAGCGGGAGGAATGGGATACCTCAATCGGTTATTATGTTCATCCATCTATTGGATTAACCGTGGGCTACAAGAATATAAAACAGGAGTATACTACTACTCTTCGTTCGCCTGGTATTGTTTACACCCCCGCCACAACGAAGTCTACAACTACTATCAAGGGACCAACAGTAGGGATTACAGGAGGTTATCCTCTGGGTTCAGGATTTGGCGCATATTATGCTTTCAGCTACGGCTGGCTGGAATCTTCGTATGAAGGTGTAAGCAGAACAGATGATTCATCATATAGATTAACTGACATTGGGTTTTCGTTTAAACCTGGAACCGCCCCGCTCGCCTTCACATTAGGATATAGGTCTCAGCTTATTGACACCAAATTTCCCACAAATCTTGGCGAGCAAATCGGACCTGATGATACGAAAGGTTTTGTATTGGGCGCAAATCTGATTTTCTAATTCACAGTTTTCTGTGAATAGGTGGTGCTCCTATTGGCGGTGGATTCAATATGCGGAAGAGGGGGAGAGATTCTACCCCCTCTTTTTAATTTTTTAAAAGTAAGTTGATTGTGAAAATTGGGTTAAGAGTCCGTCAACATGAAAATACAAGTTAAAATCAACTTAAAATTGGTTTGAAATAGATTTCTATTTTCATGGGAGAATTATGAGAAAATTGATATTATTATTGTTACCAATTTTAATTTTCTTTAATGCATGTGCCGAAACAACATTATTGGTTTATAAAAACAATAAACGAGAAGAAAAAGAAAAAGGAAATATCACTGCAATTACTGCCACTTTAAAATCCAACCAAGAAGGAGAGATGATAATTCATACTAAGGATTTACATTGTAATTCTTATTTTCTCTCACAATCTATAATGTTAAAGATTGTTGAGATGTTTAATAATGGTAAAATAAATAAGATTTATTGTTTTGTAGGAGATATAAATGGATTTGATCAAAATGCAGATCAAATTACCATATATACTTCTGAATATGGCTCTAATCGTTTAATTTTTATACCTCCCCCTGCTTTTTAAAAAAATGGCTTTGGGGTCAAACCTTCATTATTTATTTATAGGGTTAGGTGGTCAATTCTTTCACATTGACAATCCCGCCTCAATTCTATCTGCCAACTGCTGTCCGCAACCCACAACTCCAGAGTTTGTAAAAAACAGGACATTTGTAATTTGGCTTTACAAAAAACAGAAAAACCTTGACAACACATGCGATTATCCTGTATTTTAAAATATTCAAAATCTTTAGGGAAGGCGGTTTTAAGCTGCTGTGTTTGAGAGTTTAAGCGATAGGCTTGGCATAATAATAAAAAAGATTAAGGGCTGCGGAAGCTTGTCTGAGGCAAATATCCATGAGGCATTAAAGGATGTCAGGATGGCGCTTCTGGAGGCCGATGTCAATTTTACGGTTGTCAAAGACTTTATAGAAAGGGTAAGAAATAAGGCTGTAGGCAAGGATGTGCTGGAAAGCCTCACGCCTGGACAGCAATTTATAAAGATTGTCAGAGATGAACTTGTAGAGGTTTTGGGCGGAAATTCTTGCGGCCTTGAGCTCGGGGCAAAACCGCCTGCGGCAATCATGCTTGTTGGTCTGCAGGGTTCTGGGAAAACAACGACCACCGCAAAGCTTGCAAGGCATCTTAAGTCTAAAGGCAGAAATCCGTATCTTGTCTCTGCGGATATTTACAGACCCGCAGCTATGCTTCAGCTCAAAAGGCTTGCCGGAGAGATAAATGTGGATGTCTTTGACGCTGAGAGCATGGGGACACCTCCCCCTTTATCCCCCTCATGGAGGGGGACAGGGGGAGGTGTCCTCAATCCGCAGGATATAACCAGAGAGGCGAAGAGAATTGCCGACATCAAAGGGTATGATACTGTTCTTGTAGATACCGCAGGAAGACTGCATATAGATAGCGAGTTGATGGAGGAGTTGAAAGAGCTAAAGGCTATCCTTAAACCAAAGGAGATCCTCTTTGTTGCGGACAGTATGACAGGACAGGACGCGGTGAATACTGCAAGGGGATTTGACGAGGCAGTCGGGATTACAGGCATAATCCTTACAAAACTTGACGGTGATAC
This portion of the Deltaproteobacteria bacterium genome encodes:
- a CDS encoding caspase family protein is translated as MKKRYQNILIVTPALLIFSLAAHYIYAADSQRGITIQEKEQPSDVVIEGDYWAFIIGINEYLNLPKDKQLEAARPDAEAVAEILQRKYGVAKERMIPLYDREATRKNIITRLLTLARTLKDKDNLLIYYAGHGVYDETGSGAWVPFEGKLEDPSTFVSNDEVKGYLERIKANHIYTIADSCFSESLMGKTRSIQKWDDSAIKELYQRKSRMVLTSGGLSPVPDKGKGNHSTFAYYFLRILEDNKNQYLTPMQIYSELMPLVTNESRQTPKSAPVALVGDEGGQFIFKNTAYAKIAPPADLKTKEDEVRLKEEQKRLEEERASAKEDLRKYKEELQRQMKEEALKGEQELKAREKKMEEGRAAKELEQNRRLEDEKRRLEQERRDLERRKKEEKKKEEPTFIPPAF
- the ffh gene encoding signal recognition particle protein, giving the protein MFESLSDRLGIIIKKIKGCGSLSEANIHEALKDVRMALLEADVNFTVVKDFIERVRNKAVGKDVLESLTPGQQFIKIVRDELVEVLGGNSCGLELGAKPPAAIMLVGLQGSGKTTTTAKLARHLKSKGRNPYLVSADIYRPAAMLQLKRLAGEINVDVFDAESMGTPPPLSPSWRGTGGGVLNPQDITREAKRIADIKGYDTVLVDTAGRLHIDSELMEELKELKAILKPKEILFVADSMTGQDAVNTARGFDEAVGITGIILTKLDGDTRGGAALSIKNVTGKPIKFIGVGERIDALEPFYPDRMASRILGMGDVLTLIEKAQEVIDEKKAKELEKKIRKDTFTLEDFREQLRQIKKMGSLESIIAMIPGFKEMQKKSGVMPDERELFKTEAIINSMTKKERLNHTILNANRRKRIANGSGTSVQDVNKLVKQYLQTREMMKRFSKGGLPLIGGRGLLPF